The following are encoded in a window of Paludisphaera rhizosphaerae genomic DNA:
- a CDS encoding DUF6807 family protein has product MVLAFSLVLASSVSADDSILSVPASKETLRVSVSAPAGFEGKALKLVEQARGTASAPAFIVPNRKADGSPAEGAGRLVADIPGTSESGERRFKLETDSAATHASSFTFRNVDRRSLGLWENDRPVLVYNHGVISHDGLPEDRSRSSYVHPLYGIEGESLTDDFPADHLHHRGLFWAWPHVIVGGKEYDLWLLKGVHHEFGRWLARDTGPSGALLGIENGWMADGRKLLTERVWLDVHPATRDSRIVDVTLVLEPGSDPVTLDGAAGKSYGGLNLRFAPRHDLVITTPKGNGPDDLLMTKLPWADFSAKFAAATETTGAAILVAPEHPDFPPNWLTRHYGVLCVGWPGVTPKTLEPGRPTVLRYRVWIHRGPADAARLDRLTEAFALEGKAAWLPTGDTKP; this is encoded by the coding sequence ATGGTTCTCGCCTTCTCGCTGGTCCTCGCTTCCTCAGTATCCGCAGACGACTCGATACTCTCGGTCCCGGCCTCAAAGGAAACCCTCCGCGTCTCGGTCTCCGCGCCGGCCGGCTTCGAGGGGAAAGCCCTGAAACTCGTCGAGCAGGCGCGTGGGACGGCATCCGCTCCAGCCTTCATCGTCCCGAACCGCAAGGCCGACGGCTCGCCGGCCGAGGGTGCGGGACGGCTTGTCGCCGACATCCCGGGAACGTCGGAGAGCGGCGAGCGTCGGTTCAAGTTGGAGACCGACTCGGCCGCGACGCACGCCTCGTCGTTCACCTTCCGCAACGTCGACCGTCGCTCGCTGGGGCTCTGGGAGAACGACCGGCCGGTGCTGGTCTACAACCACGGCGTCATCAGCCATGACGGCCTGCCCGAGGATCGCTCGCGGAGCAGCTACGTCCACCCGCTCTATGGGATCGAGGGCGAGTCTCTGACCGACGACTTCCCCGCCGATCATCTCCATCACCGCGGCCTCTTCTGGGCCTGGCCGCACGTCATCGTCGGCGGCAAGGAATACGACCTCTGGCTGCTCAAGGGCGTTCATCACGAGTTCGGCCGCTGGCTGGCTCGCGATACGGGGCCTTCCGGGGCGCTCTTGGGAATCGAGAACGGCTGGATGGCCGACGGCCGCAAGCTGCTCACCGAGCGCGTCTGGCTCGACGTTCACCCGGCGACCCGTGATTCCCGGATCGTCGATGTGACGCTCGTCCTGGAGCCGGGCTCCGATCCGGTGACGCTCGACGGTGCGGCGGGCAAGAGCTACGGCGGCTTGAATCTCCGATTCGCCCCGCGCCACGACCTTGTCATCACCACCCCCAAGGGGAACGGCCCCGACGACCTGCTGATGACGAAGCTCCCCTGGGCCGACTTCTCGGCGAAGTTCGCCGCTGCAACGGAGACCACTGGCGCAGCGATCCTCGTGGCCCCCGAACACCCCGACTTCCCCCCCAATTGGCTCACTCGGCACTACGGCGTTCTGTGCGTCGGCTGGCCTGGCGTGACGCCCAAGACACTGGAACCCGGTCGGCCGACGGTCCTTCGCTATCGCGTCTGGATCCATCGCGGCCCTGCCGACGCCGCTCGCCTCGACCGCCTGACCGAAGCCTTCGCCCTCGAAGGCAAAGCCGCATGGCTCCCCACCGGAGACACCAAGCCATGA
- a CDS encoding ThuA domain-containing protein produces MITRLRFAPLFLLLLVPVSAFAAEPRLLVYTRNYTPDGKGYVHANIAHSVEALKALGAEMGCVVDSSDDPAVFTPENLKKYKVLIFSNSNNEAFTDDAQREAFKGFIKAGGGYVGIHSATGSERTWPYYWSIAGGKFRRHPKLQKFTVRVKDAESPVAAGVPSTFTWEDECYYHEFLSPDIHPVLVTDPTKIDDGKIKADPGGLLGDSVPLAWTLKADGGRTFYLALGHKPEHYDDPLYRTILRNGIRWAMGESKP; encoded by the coding sequence ATGATCACCCGCCTGCGATTCGCCCCTCTGTTCCTCCTCCTGTTGGTTCCCGTCTCGGCCTTCGCGGCGGAGCCTCGGCTGCTGGTCTACACCCGCAACTACACCCCTGACGGCAAGGGGTACGTCCACGCCAACATCGCCCACAGCGTTGAGGCCTTGAAGGCCCTGGGCGCTGAGATGGGCTGCGTCGTGGATTCGTCCGACGACCCCGCCGTCTTCACGCCCGAAAACCTCAAGAAGTACAAGGTTCTCATCTTCTCCAACAGCAACAACGAGGCCTTCACCGACGACGCCCAGCGCGAGGCCTTCAAGGGGTTCATCAAGGCGGGAGGCGGTTACGTGGGGATCCACTCGGCGACGGGCTCCGAGCGGACCTGGCCGTATTACTGGTCGATCGCCGGCGGCAAGTTTCGCCGACACCCCAAGCTTCAGAAGTTCACCGTCCGCGTGAAGGATGCGGAAAGCCCGGTCGCCGCCGGCGTCCCCTCGACCTTCACCTGGGAGGACGAGTGCTACTATCACGAGTTCCTCAGCCCCGACATCCACCCCGTCCTCGTCACCGACCCCACGAAGATCGACGACGGTAAGATCAAGGCCGACCCCGGCGGCCTGCTGGGCGACTCCGTCCCCCTGGCGTGGACCCTCAAGGCCGACGGCGGCCGGACGTTCTACCTGGCTCTCGGCCACAAACCCGAACACTACGACGACCCGCTCTACCGAACGATTCTCCGCAACGGAATCCGATGGGCGATGGGGGAGTCCAAACCATGA
- a CDS encoding ligase-associated DNA damage response exonuclease: MSTGDLLKPTDAGLYCEVGDFFVDPRRPVPRAVVTHAHADHACWGCGRYLCSAEGQGVLQIRMGREAVVDSLPYGEAVEINGVRVSLHPAGHILGSAQVRLEHRGEVWVASGDYKVEPDATCTPFEPVACHVFVTESTFGLPIYRWPSQQSVFDEINAWWRANREAGKASLLLGYALGKSQRLLSGLDPSIGPIYTHGAVEKLNRAYREAGVALPPTAYAGTAAKGKSWGGAMIVAPPSAQGTPWARKFGPASTGIASGWMTIRGTRRRKALDRGFVLSDHVDWPSLLGSIAATGASRVLVTHGYTAVVVRYLREQGLDAEILATRYEGEGDAQDRAEVDAMETEAEAVEEAS, encoded by the coding sequence ATGAGCACCGGCGACCTCCTAAAACCGACCGACGCGGGCCTCTACTGCGAGGTCGGCGACTTCTTCGTCGATCCCCGGCGGCCCGTGCCGCGGGCCGTCGTGACGCACGCCCACGCCGATCACGCCTGCTGGGGATGCGGTCGGTATCTCTGCTCGGCGGAAGGTCAGGGGGTGCTTCAGATCCGGATGGGCCGCGAGGCCGTCGTGGACTCGCTCCCCTACGGCGAGGCCGTCGAGATCAACGGCGTGCGGGTCTCGCTCCACCCGGCGGGGCACATCCTGGGCTCGGCGCAGGTGCGGCTGGAGCATCGGGGCGAGGTCTGGGTCGCCTCGGGGGACTACAAGGTCGAGCCCGACGCCACGTGCACCCCGTTCGAGCCCGTCGCTTGCCACGTCTTCGTGACCGAGTCCACCTTCGGCCTGCCGATCTACAGGTGGCCCTCGCAGCAGTCGGTCTTCGACGAGATCAACGCCTGGTGGCGGGCCAACCGTGAGGCCGGCAAGGCCAGCTTGCTGCTGGGCTACGCCCTGGGGAAGTCGCAGCGGCTCCTCTCCGGGCTGGACCCGTCCATCGGCCCGATCTACACGCACGGGGCCGTCGAGAAGCTGAACCGGGCCTATCGCGAGGCCGGCGTCGCCCTGCCGCCCACCGCTTATGCGGGAACGGCCGCGAAGGGCAAGAGCTGGGGAGGCGCGATGATCGTCGCCCCTCCTTCGGCACAAGGGACGCCCTGGGCCCGCAAGTTCGGGCCGGCCTCGACGGGGATCGCCTCGGGCTGGATGACCATCCGGGGGACGCGGCGGCGCAAGGCCCTCGACCGCGGCTTCGTCCTCTCCGACCACGTCGACTGGCCGAGCCTGCTGGGCTCGATCGCGGCCACCGGCGCAAGCCGCGTTCTGGTCACCCACGGTTACACGGCGGTCGTCGTCCGCTACCTGCGAGAGCAGGGGCTCGATGCGGAGATCCTCGCCACTCGCTACGAGGGCGAGGGAGACGCCCAGGATCGCGCCGAGGTCGACGCGATGGAGACCGAGGCTGAGGCGGTAGAGGAGGCGTCATGA
- a CDS encoding Gfo/Idh/MocA family protein — translation MNTQSHLDSRATRRTVLRAMLGVGAIGFPTIVPSRVFGSSAPSNLIHVAQIGCGRIARTSEMPGVLRHADLARFVAVCDLDDVRLADGKTMIEESYARRLGAEGYAKVKTYHDYREMLKDPAIDAVCISTPDHWHAQPAIEAVLAGKDVYLQKPTSLTVHEGRQVADAVKKTGQILQIGSQQRSDPQFLRTCELVRSGKIGKVVRVEIGLPIDPAGGDPTPTPPSNLDYDMWLGSTPLVPYTLDRVHPQTPDIKKRYDRPGWLRCEQFGAGMITGWGAHHVDIAHWGLGVEHSGPVEVHATAEFPKAGLWDVHGPYHVEARYADGALMVISDKLPNGVKFIGEDGWIWVTRGSYPVPAGTNQTKSMDASDPRLVDPTTPTGSVKLHASPKHDHHLDWLTSIRTRAEPAAPAEVGHRSNSACLIAHIAMKTGRTLKWDPTAERFINDPEADKMLHRPQRSPYGTDALATG, via the coding sequence ATGAACACGCAAAGTCATCTCGATTCTCGAGCGACCCGACGAACGGTTCTTCGTGCGATGCTGGGCGTGGGGGCGATCGGCTTCCCGACGATTGTGCCCTCCCGCGTTTTTGGGAGTTCGGCGCCGAGCAACCTGATCCACGTCGCGCAGATCGGCTGCGGCCGGATCGCGCGGACGTCCGAGATGCCCGGCGTTCTGCGTCACGCGGACCTCGCCCGGTTCGTCGCTGTGTGCGATCTCGACGACGTCCGCCTGGCGGACGGCAAGACGATGATCGAGGAATCATACGCCCGACGCCTCGGGGCCGAGGGCTACGCGAAGGTGAAGACCTATCACGACTATCGGGAGATGTTGAAGGACCCGGCGATCGACGCGGTCTGCATCAGCACGCCCGACCACTGGCACGCCCAGCCGGCGATCGAGGCGGTTCTCGCGGGCAAGGACGTCTACCTCCAGAAGCCGACCTCGCTGACCGTCCACGAAGGCCGGCAGGTCGCCGACGCCGTGAAGAAGACCGGGCAGATCCTTCAGATCGGCAGCCAGCAGCGGTCGGATCCTCAGTTCCTTCGGACCTGCGAGTTGGTTCGCAGCGGAAAGATCGGCAAGGTCGTCCGCGTCGAGATCGGCCTCCCGATCGACCCCGCCGGCGGCGACCCGACCCCCACGCCGCCCTCGAATCTCGACTACGACATGTGGCTGGGCTCGACTCCCTTGGTCCCCTACACGCTCGACCGCGTCCATCCTCAAACGCCCGATATCAAGAAGCGGTACGACCGCCCCGGCTGGCTGCGCTGCGAGCAGTTCGGCGCGGGGATGATCACCGGCTGGGGGGCTCACCACGTCGACATCGCTCATTGGGGGCTGGGCGTCGAGCACTCCGGTCCGGTCGAGGTCCACGCCACGGCCGAATTCCCGAAGGCCGGCCTGTGGGACGTCCACGGCCCGTACCACGTGGAGGCCCGCTACGCTGACGGCGCCTTGATGGTCATCAGCGACAAGCTTCCCAACGGTGTGAAGTTCATCGGCGAGGACGGTTGGATCTGGGTGACCCGCGGGAGTTACCCCGTCCCGGCTGGGACGAATCAGACGAAGTCGATGGACGCCTCCGATCCCCGACTCGTCGACCCGACCACGCCCACGGGATCGGTCAAGCTCCACGCCAGCCCGAAGCATGACCATCACCTCGACTGGCTGACGAGCATCCGGACCCGCGCCGAGCCCGCCGCGCCGGCGGAAGTCGGCCACCGATCCAATTCCGCCTGCCTCATCGCCCACATCGCGATGAAGACCGGCCGCACCCTGAAGTGGGACCCCACCGCCGAACGCTTCATCAACGACCCCGAAGCCGACAAAATGCTCCACCGCCCCCAGCGCTCGCCGTACGGGACGGACGCCCTGGCAACGGGTTGA
- a CDS encoding ATP-dependent DNA ligase — MKDFARLYADLDETTRTGEKVEALTRYFAEAPPADAAWAVYFLIGRKPKQVVPSKKLREWAAAEAGVPDWLFQESYDAVGDVAETVALLLPPSEKSTDLPLAEWVENRLLPLRGADEETQHAAMLEAWGAMDRPQRFVWNKLISGGFRVGVSQQLVTRALGKAGGIDPAVVAHRLMGDWEPSPGFIARLLAAESDDADHSRPYPFCLAYGLEAEPETLGPLEDWIAEWKWDGIRSQLIRRGGDTFLWSRGEELVTDRYPELATLGAFLPEGTAIDGEILPYLDGAPLPFAQLQRRIGRKTVGKTILAEVPVVLIAYDLMEMDGRDLRAEPFESRRTRLASLVEKVAQPNRMILSPLVVADTWEATAAARLQARDHHAEGLMLKRRGSPYHVGRKRGDWWKWKVDPFTVDAVLTAAQRGSGKRASLYTDYTFSVWDDDRRLVPFAKAYSGLTDAEIAQVDAFVRRNMVEKFGPVRTVKPELVFELAFEGIQRSPRHKSGIAVRFPRILRWRHDKPAEEADSLESIRAMLPGEEK, encoded by the coding sequence ATGAAAGACTTCGCCCGCCTGTACGCAGACCTCGACGAGACGACCCGGACCGGCGAGAAGGTCGAGGCGCTGACCCGATACTTCGCCGAGGCCCCGCCGGCTGACGCCGCGTGGGCGGTCTACTTCCTGATCGGCCGCAAGCCGAAGCAGGTGGTGCCGTCGAAGAAGCTCCGCGAGTGGGCGGCGGCCGAGGCCGGCGTGCCCGACTGGCTATTCCAGGAGTCGTACGACGCGGTCGGAGACGTGGCCGAGACCGTCGCGCTCCTGCTCCCCCCCTCGGAGAAGTCGACCGACCTACCGTTGGCCGAGTGGGTCGAGAACCGGCTCTTGCCTCTCCGCGGGGCCGACGAGGAGACGCAGCACGCCGCAATGCTCGAAGCGTGGGGGGCCATGGATCGTCCCCAACGCTTCGTCTGGAACAAACTCATCAGCGGCGGCTTCCGCGTGGGGGTCTCGCAGCAGCTCGTGACGCGGGCGTTGGGGAAGGCGGGTGGGATCGACCCGGCGGTCGTCGCGCACCGTCTGATGGGCGACTGGGAGCCGAGCCCCGGTTTCATCGCACGCCTACTCGCGGCCGAATCCGACGACGCCGACCACTCGCGTCCGTATCCCTTCTGCCTCGCCTACGGCCTGGAAGCAGAGCCCGAGACCCTGGGGCCGCTCGAAGATTGGATCGCCGAGTGGAAGTGGGACGGCATCCGATCACAGCTCATCCGTCGCGGCGGCGACACCTTCCTCTGGTCTCGGGGCGAGGAACTGGTGACCGACCGTTATCCGGAGCTTGCCACGTTGGGCGCCTTCCTGCCCGAGGGAACCGCGATCGACGGCGAGATCCTGCCGTACCTCGACGGCGCTCCGCTCCCGTTCGCGCAGCTCCAGCGGCGGATCGGCCGCAAGACGGTGGGGAAGACGATCCTGGCCGAGGTCCCCGTCGTACTGATCGCCTACGACCTGATGGAGATGGACGGCCGCGACCTTCGCGCCGAGCCCTTCGAGTCCCGGCGCACGCGGCTGGCGAGTCTGGTCGAGAAGGTCGCGCAGCCCAACCGGATGATCCTCTCGCCTCTGGTCGTCGCCGACACATGGGAGGCGACGGCAGCGGCCCGGCTCCAGGCGAGGGACCACCATGCGGAAGGCTTGATGCTCAAGCGCCGGGGCTCGCCGTATCATGTGGGCCGCAAGCGGGGCGACTGGTGGAAGTGGAAGGTCGATCCCTTCACCGTCGACGCCGTCCTCACCGCAGCCCAGCGCGGCAGCGGCAAGCGGGCGAGCCTCTACACCGACTACACCTTCAGCGTCTGGGACGACGACCGCCGACTGGTCCCCTTCGCCAAGGCCTACTCCGGCCTCACCGACGCGGAGATCGCCCAGGTCGACGCCTTCGTCCGCCGCAACATGGTCGAGAAGTTCGGCCCTGTGCGGACCGTCAAACCGGAGCTCGTCTTCGAGCTGGCCTTCGAGGGCATCCAGCGCTCGCCGCGGCATAAGTCCGGCATCGCCGTCCGCTTCCCACGCATCCTCCGCTGGCGTCACGACAAGCCGGCGGAGGAGGCTGATTCGCTGGAGTCAATCCGCGCCATGCTGCCGGGAGAGGAGAAGTGA
- a CDS encoding mandelate racemase/muconate lactonizing enzyme family protein, whose protein sequence is MRASRRAALRGLLGLGGAAMLLPHSTRGAVMSAKIAAVEAFPVVYPVVGRFKFLETPDGKPGGRASVLVKITSEDGAVGWGQSVPIPRWSYETLETVTTTVRKYLTPVLIGRDAFDGDAIQAEMNHAIAPSFSTGQPIAKAGIDLALFDLTGRIEGKSAAERWGREGKGKRKVVLSWTLNPKTLDDVERLIAEGKARGYRHFNVKVAPDPQFDLALCRMVKKLIPDGFLWADANGGYDVETALAVAPKLADAGVAVLEQPLPANRLGGYRRLVQQKALPILMDEGIVSSVELEEFIELGLLDGVAMKPARCGGLTEARRQVEIVQRRGLRFLGSGLTDPDLALAAALQLYGAYDLQYPAALNGPQFLGASLLKRPFVVEDGSLAVPEGPGLGVEIDESRIPELLARDV, encoded by the coding sequence ATGCGAGCGTCGCGGAGGGCCGCGTTACGAGGCCTGCTCGGACTGGGGGGGGCGGCGATGCTGCTCCCTCATTCCACCCGGGGAGCCGTCATGTCGGCGAAGATCGCGGCCGTGGAGGCGTTCCCGGTCGTCTACCCGGTGGTCGGCCGGTTCAAGTTCCTGGAGACGCCCGACGGCAAGCCGGGCGGCCGGGCGTCCGTGCTGGTGAAGATCACCAGCGAGGACGGAGCGGTCGGCTGGGGCCAAAGCGTTCCCATCCCGCGCTGGAGCTATGAGACGCTGGAGACCGTAACCACCACGGTCCGCAAGTACCTCACCCCAGTCCTGATCGGCCGCGACGCCTTCGACGGCGACGCGATCCAGGCCGAGATGAATCACGCGATCGCGCCGTCGTTCTCGACCGGACAACCGATCGCCAAGGCGGGCATCGACCTGGCCCTCTTCGACCTGACCGGGCGGATCGAGGGGAAGTCCGCGGCCGAGCGCTGGGGCCGCGAGGGAAAGGGGAAGCGTAAGGTCGTCCTGAGCTGGACGCTCAACCCCAAGACGCTGGATGATGTGGAGCGCCTGATCGCCGAGGGGAAGGCGCGGGGCTATCGCCACTTCAACGTGAAGGTCGCGCCCGATCCGCAGTTCGACCTGGCCCTCTGCCGGATGGTCAAGAAGCTGATCCCCGACGGCTTCCTCTGGGCCGACGCCAACGGCGGATACGACGTCGAAACGGCCCTGGCCGTCGCCCCCAAGTTGGCCGACGCGGGCGTCGCCGTGCTCGAACAGCCCCTGCCCGCGAACCGGCTGGGCGGGTATCGGAGGCTCGTCCAGCAGAAGGCCCTGCCGATCCTGATGGACGAGGGAATCGTCTCGTCGGTTGAGTTGGAGGAGTTCATCGAGCTGGGCCTGCTCGACGGCGTCGCCATGAAACCGGCTCGTTGCGGCGGGCTGACCGAGGCCCGTCGCCAGGTGGAGATCGTTCAGCGCCGAGGCCTGCGGTTCCTGGGAAGCGGTCTGACCGACCCCGACCTCGCCCTGGCCGCCGCGCTCCAACTCTACGGCGCTTACGACCTGCAATACCCCGCCGCGCTCAACGGCCCCCAGTTCCTCGGCGCCAGCCTGCTCAAGCGGCCGTTCGTCGTCGAGGACGGCTCCCTGGCCGTCCCCGAAGGACCCGGGCTGGGCGTCGAGATCGACGAATCCCGCATCCCCGAACTGCTCGCGAGGGACGTATGA
- a CDS encoding lipid-binding SYLF domain-containing protein: MRTPNRMRSAALCCVLTWLAVTPAMAQKPPDVVVGQAIQAMSEVTRNPKTGMPRLVMRKAEGIAIIPNMVKAGFVIGARFGRGVLLVRQADGQWSNPVFIHLVGGSFGFQAGAQKTDLILVFQTQRGLDRFIKGKDKLTLGVDVGAAAGPVGKRFEAGTDVALKSEILSYSNTRGVFAGVSAEGGTLQIDWRANMAYYGRPVSVGEILAVNSTLPVSAEAGTLQALLSEKTASPVPVVGRPAEVIDGEPIILDENGDETVIEGAVPRTSSRPSTTTAPRTRPRVVRPEPVIEGDDDLDPLPSAKPGPKPSMRPNEEDLPAAIPSRPKVESRPKAKPNPDADLDDFPALDPPKR, from the coding sequence ATGCGGACCCCGAATCGGATGCGGTCGGCCGCCTTGTGCTGCGTGCTCACTTGGCTCGCCGTGACCCCCGCGATGGCCCAGAAGCCTCCCGACGTGGTCGTCGGCCAGGCGATCCAGGCGATGAGCGAGGTTACGCGCAACCCGAAGACCGGCATGCCCCGGCTGGTGATGCGCAAGGCCGAGGGAATCGCCATCATCCCGAACATGGTCAAGGCTGGTTTCGTCATCGGCGCCCGGTTCGGCCGGGGCGTGCTGCTCGTCCGTCAGGCCGACGGCCAGTGGAGCAACCCGGTTTTCATCCACCTGGTGGGGGGCAGCTTCGGCTTCCAGGCCGGCGCCCAGAAGACCGACCTGATCCTGGTCTTCCAGACCCAGCGCGGTCTCGACCGCTTCATCAAGGGGAAGGACAAGCTGACCCTCGGCGTGGACGTCGGCGCGGCCGCCGGGCCGGTGGGCAAGCGGTTCGAGGCCGGCACCGACGTCGCCTTGAAGTCGGAGATTCTGTCGTACTCGAACACCCGAGGCGTCTTCGCCGGCGTCTCGGCCGAGGGGGGAACGCTCCAGATCGACTGGCGGGCGAACATGGCCTACTACGGCCGGCCCGTCTCCGTCGGCGAGATCCTGGCCGTCAACAGCACGCTCCCCGTCTCCGCCGAGGCCGGCACGCTCCAGGCGCTCCTGTCTGAGAAGACCGCCTCCCCCGTCCCCGTCGTCGGCCGCCCCGCGGAGGTGATCGACGGCGAGCCGATCATCCTGGACGAGAACGGCGACGAAACCGTCATCGAGGGAGCGGTCCCGCGGACCTCCAGCCGTCCGAGCACCACCACCGCCCCGCGCACCCGTCCCCGCGTCGTTCGTCCCGAGCCGGTGATCGAGGGTGACGATGACCTTGACCCGCTCCCCAGCGCCAAGCCCGGCCCGAAGCCTTCGATGCGGCCCAACGAGGAAGATCTGCCAGCTGCGATCCCCTCGCGTCCGAAGGTCGAGTCCAGGCCGAAGGCCAAACCCAATCCCGACGCCGACCTCGACGACTTCCCGGCCCTCGATCCTCCGAAGCGCTGA
- the fae gene encoding formaldehyde-activating enzyme, which yields MSDRIVLRTGEALVEGAEDYLCAEPEVVIGELDGPVGHALANLVGDQVKGHSRVFAILNSDVQVRPATVMVSKVTVKDSKYTNILMGTVQAAIAHGVLDAVRAGDIPRDKVNDLGIIYSVWLDPSVTKVENLDHKALFDVHREATAKVIRKALRIEPSIDWLLENQDKVEHYFHKLGVDGEL from the coding sequence ATGAGCGATCGGATCGTGCTGCGGACGGGCGAGGCGTTGGTGGAAGGGGCCGAGGACTACCTCTGCGCCGAGCCTGAGGTGGTGATCGGCGAGTTGGACGGGCCCGTCGGCCACGCGCTGGCGAATCTGGTGGGCGACCAGGTGAAGGGGCATTCGCGAGTCTTCGCGATCCTCAACAGCGACGTTCAGGTCCGCCCGGCGACGGTGATGGTCAGCAAGGTGACCGTCAAGGACTCGAAGTACACCAACATCCTGATGGGGACCGTCCAGGCGGCGATCGCCCACGGGGTGCTCGACGCCGTCCGCGCCGGCGACATCCCCCGCGACAAGGTCAACGACCTGGGGATCATCTACTCCGTCTGGCTGGATCCGTCGGTGACCAAGGTCGAGAATCTCGACCACAAGGCCCTCTTCGACGTCCACCGCGAAGCCACGGCGAAGGTCATCCGCAAGGCTCTCCGAATCGAGCCGTCGATCGACTGGCTGCTGGAGAACCAGGACAAGGTGGAGCACTACTTCCACAAGCTGGGCGTCGACGGCGAGCTTTGA